Proteins encoded by one window of Maliibacterium massiliense:
- a CDS encoding AraC family transcriptional regulator produces the protein MTIEALCTLLEARALTEDCDLAREVTSGYVGDLLSWVMAHAPADTAWVTVQTHLNVIAVAALLDMAAVVVPDGIEMEADSISKAREEGIAVLSSPLCAYEICARMGRAGLPGGKK, from the coding sequence ATGACGATTGAGGCGCTGTGCACGCTGCTGGAGGCTCGCGCGCTCACCGAGGACTGCGACCTTGCGCGCGAGGTGACGAGCGGCTATGTGGGCGATCTTTTGAGCTGGGTGATGGCGCACGCGCCGGCGGATACGGCGTGGGTGACGGTGCAGACGCATTTAAACGTCATCGCCGTGGCGGCGCTGCTGGACATGGCCGCGGTGGTGGTGCCCGACGGCATCGAAATGGAGGCCGATTCTATTAGCAAGGCCAGAGAGGAGGGCATCGCGGTGCTCTCCAGCCCGCTTTGCGCCTATGAAATCTGCGCGCGGATGGGCAGGGCTGGG